The Lycium barbarum isolate Lr01 chromosome 9, ASM1917538v2, whole genome shotgun sequence genome has a segment encoding these proteins:
- the LOC132609880 gene encoding glycine-rich protein 5-like: MASWYVMFVFALVLVHVVNARNIPEVAKPKEPQTQAQIEGVTVNTEIITTAPTPSEGLDDQKNFISFGGVGGWAGIGGYAGVLPTFGGIGGAGGIGGLGGLGGAAGGGGIGGVGGLGGGGGVGVGGGVGGIGGIGGIKP; the protein is encoded by the exons ATGGCAAGTTGGTACGTAATGTTTGTGTTTGCACTTGTACTTGTCCATGTTGTCAATGCAAGAAACATTCCTGAAGTGGCCAAACCTAAAGAACCTCAGACTCAG GCTCAGATTGAGGGTGTAACTGTAAACACTGAGATTATAACTACAGCTCCAACACCAAGCGAAGGACTTGATGACCAAAAGAATTTCATTTCATTTGGTGGGGTTGGTGGCTGGGCAGGAATTGGTGGCTATGCTGGTGTGTTGCCAACTTTTGGCGGCATTGGCGGTGCCGGTGGAATTGGAGGGCTAGGTGGACTTGgtggagctgctggcggtggcgGAATTGGCGGTGTTGGGGGACTTGGAGGCGGTGGCGGCGTAGGTGTTGGTGGTGGAGTTGGTGGTATTGGTGGCATTGGTGGTATCAAACCCTAG